One region of Terricaulis silvestris genomic DNA includes:
- a CDS encoding HAL/PAL/TAL family ammonia-lyase, whose amino-acid sequence MKDMSAKTVTLELEGTLTIADIEAVALGGAEVALSPDARDALAAFRAAAEKALGSALRDDPDRRVYGLNTGFGSNFKDYVSPEELKQLQRNLIISHCAGMGPLAPAPVVRATMLLRAASLSRGHSMVRPVVVETLIDMLNNGVTPAVPRNGSVSASGDLAPLSHVAAVVIGEGRVMGANGEAVTTREYLKSAKDAFAPIELEMKEGLALNNGCQYANAWGVLATAKMRRLVEAAALNAALGVQVMRGMGRPFRADLHALRAHAGSVTVAQWVFDLLEGYQFQNVSTDVKYEYDGRIQDPYNLRCAAQVLGPCLELIARAEKTMTIEARSVTDNPIDLNTDAERYDLDEITSGGHFHGMPLAVDIFGLLQAAGIMAQISNLRCARIVDASRNKGLGPQVRGNTPNATQSGLMITEYTTAGLCNQIWGLAMPSHLMSMPTDSGQEDHVSMAASVAMRAYEAADLLADVLAIEMAFDSQAEAVRGREAGKHAQALAPVALGKRTQAALEQISKTFPLVDGDRELSWDLKQLSEAVLSGEIVAATGYVFAARH is encoded by the coding sequence ATGAAGGACATGAGCGCCAAGACCGTCACCCTCGAGCTGGAGGGGACGCTAACCATCGCCGACATCGAAGCGGTTGCGCTGGGCGGCGCCGAGGTGGCGCTATCGCCTGATGCGCGCGATGCGCTGGCGGCGTTCCGCGCGGCGGCGGAGAAAGCGCTGGGCTCGGCCCTACGGGACGATCCGGATCGGCGCGTCTACGGGCTGAACACCGGCTTTGGGTCGAACTTCAAGGATTACGTCAGCCCCGAGGAGCTGAAGCAGCTCCAGCGCAACTTGATCATATCGCACTGCGCCGGGATGGGGCCGCTAGCGCCGGCGCCGGTGGTGCGGGCCACTATGTTGCTCCGCGCCGCGTCGCTCTCGCGGGGACATTCGATGGTGCGGCCCGTCGTGGTCGAGACATTGATCGACATGCTGAACAATGGCGTGACGCCGGCTGTGCCGCGCAACGGCAGCGTCTCGGCCAGCGGCGATCTCGCGCCATTGTCACACGTGGCGGCGGTGGTGATTGGCGAGGGCCGGGTGATGGGTGCGAACGGCGAAGCCGTGACGACGCGCGAATACCTGAAGAGCGCGAAAGACGCGTTTGCGCCGATCGAACTCGAAATGAAGGAAGGCTTGGCCCTCAACAATGGCTGCCAATACGCCAACGCGTGGGGCGTGCTGGCGACTGCGAAGATGCGCCGGCTTGTCGAAGCAGCGGCGCTGAATGCAGCACTCGGCGTGCAAGTGATGCGCGGCATGGGCCGGCCCTTCCGTGCCGATTTGCATGCGCTGCGCGCGCATGCGGGCTCGGTGACGGTGGCGCAGTGGGTGTTCGATCTGCTGGAGGGTTACCAGTTTCAGAATGTCAGCACCGACGTGAAGTACGAGTACGACGGCCGCATCCAGGATCCGTACAATCTGCGCTGCGCTGCGCAGGTGTTGGGGCCGTGTCTCGAACTGATCGCGCGCGCGGAAAAGACGATGACGATCGAGGCGCGCAGCGTCACCGACAACCCGATTGATCTGAACACCGACGCCGAACGCTATGACCTGGATGAGATCACATCCGGCGGCCATTTCCACGGCATGCCGCTGGCGGTCGATATTTTCGGCCTGCTGCAGGCGGCGGGCATCATGGCGCAGATTTCCAATCTGCGCTGTGCGCGGATTGTCGATGCCAGCCGCAACAAAGGGCTTGGGCCGCAAGTGCGCGGCAACACGCCGAACGCGACGCAATCGGGCTTGATGATTACCGAATACACAACGGCTGGCCTGTGCAATCAGATCTGGGGTCTGGCGATGCCGTCGCATCTCATGTCGATGCCGACGGATTCCGGTCAGGAGGATCACGTCAGCATGGCCGCAAGTGTGGCGATGCGCGCCTATGAGGCGGCCGATTTGCTGGCGGATGTGCTGGCGATTGAAATGGCGTTTGACTCGCAGGCCGAGGCCGTGCGCGGGCGCGAGGCAGGCAAACATGCGCAGGCGCTGGCTCCGGTCGCGCTTGGCAAGCGCACTCAGGCTGCCCTAGAACAGATCAGCAAGACGTTCCCCTTGGTCGATGGCGACCGGGAATTGTCGTGGGACTTGAAGCAATTGTCTGAGGCAGTGCTCTCCGGTGAGATCGTGGCAGCGACCGGCTACGTCTTCGCGGCGCGACATTGA
- the hisS gene encoding histidine--tRNA ligase: MSNSESSRVAAEKPRGFADRLGKAASAEERVVEAVGRVYEQWGFDRLETPALEFTEALGKFLPDLDRPNEGVFSFKDDERWLSLRYDLTAPLARFAAEQWQTLPKPFRRWAGGPVWRNEKPGPGRFREFWQCDADTVGSASPAADAEIVALACAAVEAAGVARGNYVVKVSSRKLLDGLLELVGVPQSAQSQRLVVLRALDKLDRLGAECVRALLGPGRKDESGDFTQGAKLEAAQIEPILKFATASAETPTPDRILGLWNEVSPDFKVAPDSIADAGVKELAQIFGLLQTMGYLDGRVQLDTSVVRGLEYYTGPVFEAQLIGGGGANFGSVGGGGRYDDLVARFTGERVPATGFSIGVSRLAAVKERLGWGEVVAANAPVVVLALDGDRIGDYFGIAQELRDVGIRAEVYLGGAGMKAQLKYADKRDAPIVVIQGGDELAKGTVTLKDLKLGAQLAKDLGEDREAYAKSREQAQREVPRGEVVAAVQQMLAR, from the coding sequence ATGAGCAATTCTGAATCGTCCCGCGTCGCCGCAGAGAAACCACGCGGCTTTGCTGACCGGCTTGGCAAGGCGGCATCCGCCGAAGAGCGCGTCGTTGAAGCCGTTGGCCGCGTCTATGAACAATGGGGCTTCGATCGCCTCGAAACGCCCGCGCTTGAATTCACCGAAGCGTTGGGTAAATTTCTGCCCGACCTCGACCGTCCGAATGAAGGCGTGTTCTCGTTCAAGGACGACGAGCGCTGGCTGTCGCTTCGCTACGATCTCACTGCGCCGCTGGCGCGCTTCGCGGCCGAGCAATGGCAAACGTTGCCGAAGCCGTTTCGCCGTTGGGCGGGTGGGCCGGTCTGGCGCAACGAGAAGCCCGGGCCGGGACGTTTCCGCGAGTTCTGGCAGTGCGACGCGGACACCGTGGGTTCGGCTTCGCCGGCGGCGGACGCTGAGATCGTTGCGTTGGCGTGCGCCGCTGTTGAAGCGGCCGGCGTCGCGCGCGGCAACTACGTGGTCAAAGTCTCGAGCCGCAAGTTGCTTGACGGCTTACTGGAGTTGGTTGGCGTTCCACAAAGCGCTCAGTCGCAACGGCTCGTCGTGCTGCGCGCGCTCGACAAATTGGATCGCCTTGGCGCGGAATGCGTGCGTGCGTTGCTCGGGCCGGGCCGCAAAGACGAGTCCGGCGATTTTACGCAAGGCGCCAAGCTCGAAGCCGCGCAGATCGAGCCGATCCTGAAGTTTGCTACCGCTTCGGCGGAGACACCAACGCCGGATCGAATTCTCGGCCTTTGGAACGAAGTGTCGCCGGACTTCAAAGTCGCGCCAGACAGCATCGCCGATGCTGGCGTGAAGGAACTCGCGCAGATTTTCGGTCTACTGCAAACGATGGGTTATCTCGACGGCCGCGTGCAACTCGACACGTCGGTTGTGCGAGGGCTCGAATATTACACGGGGCCGGTGTTCGAAGCGCAGCTCATCGGCGGCGGCGGCGCGAACTTCGGTTCTGTCGGAGGCGGCGGGCGGTACGACGATCTCGTCGCGCGCTTTACCGGTGAACGCGTGCCGGCGACGGGGTTTTCGATCGGTGTCAGCCGGCTTGCCGCGGTGAAAGAACGGCTCGGTTGGGGTGAAGTCGTTGCAGCGAATGCGCCCGTTGTTGTGCTCGCGCTCGATGGTGATCGCATCGGCGACTATTTCGGCATCGCTCAGGAACTGCGCGACGTTGGCATTCGCGCTGAAGTGTATCTCGGCGGGGCAGGCATGAAGGCTCAATTGAAGTACGCAGACAAACGCGATGCGCCAATCGTTGTGATCCAAGGCGGTGACGAACTGGCCAAGGGCACGGTGACGCTGAAAGACCTGAAGCTCGGCGCACAGCTCGCAAAGGACTTGGGCGAGGACCGCGAGGCCTACGCCAAGTCGCGCGAACAGGCGCAGCGTGAAGTTCCTCGCGGAGAAGTTGTCGCTGCAGTGCAGCAAATGCTCGCCCGCTAG
- the nhaA gene encoding Na+/H+ antiporter NhaA: MAKSEDLLQNRNSGTSSKPWHKRDTAPGFVLLAATVLSFMLLNGPTGSAFHHLLEDQIAGLSVGLGAGAHPVNLHLIINDALMVIFFLYVGLELKRESVEGPFKNPREAALPLAGALGGMIAPALIFVALNAHEPAYLRGWAIPAATDIAFAIGVLSLLGPRVPGGLRLFLLALAIIDDLGAILVIALFYSTHLIGWALGGALVTFCAMLAMNKSGVSKLWPYGMLGVVMWAFMLISGVHATIAGVLTAITIPMRRADGGSPLIESEHALKPWVTFAIMPIFALANAGVVLEGAGVAALLHPIALGIAFGLVFGKPLGITLAALLASAALKQRLPGTVMQIIGVSVLAGIGFTMSLFIGTLAFGASDLARPVRFGVLGGSLVSAVLGLTLLAWVCRHSAHTAHQTLGLEEDIAEARGVLEDIDPKP, from the coding sequence ATGGCGAAGTCAGAGGACCTATTGCAGAACCGCAACAGCGGTACGAGCTCCAAACCTTGGCACAAGCGCGACACCGCGCCCGGTTTCGTGCTCCTCGCCGCGACGGTCCTATCTTTCATGTTGCTGAACGGTCCGACCGGTTCGGCTTTTCATCACCTACTCGAAGACCAGATTGCCGGTCTCTCGGTCGGCCTCGGCGCCGGCGCGCATCCGGTAAACCTGCATCTCATCATCAACGATGCGCTGATGGTGATCTTCTTTCTTTATGTCGGGCTCGAGCTAAAGCGCGAGAGCGTCGAAGGGCCGTTCAAGAACCCGCGCGAAGCAGCACTCCCGCTGGCCGGCGCACTCGGCGGCATGATCGCGCCTGCGCTTATCTTCGTCGCGCTCAATGCACACGAGCCAGCATATCTGCGCGGCTGGGCCATTCCGGCGGCCACCGACATCGCCTTCGCCATCGGCGTGCTCTCGCTCCTCGGCCCGCGCGTGCCCGGCGGCCTGCGGCTCTTTCTGCTGGCGCTGGCAATCATCGACGATCTCGGCGCCATTCTCGTCATCGCCCTCTTCTACTCGACGCACCTCATTGGTTGGGCGCTAGGCGGCGCGCTGGTCACGTTTTGCGCGATGCTGGCAATGAACAAGAGCGGCGTGAGCAAGCTCTGGCCCTACGGGATGCTCGGCGTCGTGATGTGGGCCTTCATGCTGATCTCGGGCGTTCACGCCACCATCGCCGGCGTGCTCACGGCGATCACCATACCAATGCGCCGCGCCGACGGCGGCTCACCGCTGATTGAGTCCGAGCACGCGCTGAAACCGTGGGTGACGTTCGCCATCATGCCGATCTTCGCGCTGGCCAATGCCGGCGTCGTGCTCGAAGGCGCTGGCGTCGCAGCATTGCTTCACCCCATCGCGCTGGGCATCGCGTTCGGTCTCGTGTTCGGCAAACCGCTCGGCATCACGCTCGCCGCATTGCTTGCGAGTGCTGCGCTGAAGCAGCGCCTGCCGGGAACCGTGATGCAAATCATCGGCGTCTCCGTGCTTGCCGGCATTGGCTTCACCATGAGTCTTTTCATCGGCACGCTCGCATTCGGCGCCAGCGATCTCGCGAGGCCGGTGCGCTTTGGTGTATTGGGCGGATCGCTGGTTTCGGCTGTGCTCGGTTTGACGCTGCTCGCCTGGGTGTGCCGGCACAGCGCCCATACCGCGCATCAAACGCTCGGCCTTGAAGAAGATATCGCCGAAGCGCGCGGCGTCCTCGAAGACATCGATCCCAAGCCCTGA